The window ACTGACTATGACATTTCTGATAAACTCTTCTTCGAACCTTTAACATTTGAAGATGTGATGGGTGTAATTGATCAGGAAAAACCTGATGGAGTCATTGTTCAATTCGGTGGTCAAACTTCCATTAACTTGGCAGTTCCATTAGCTAATGCAGGTGTTAAAATATTAGGAACTCCATATGAAAGCATTGACAGGGTTGAAGACAGAGAATTGTTCGCTGAACTTTTAGAAAAATTACATATTCATCAAGCACCTTATGGAACAGCTAACTCATTTGAGGAAGCAAAATCCATTGCTGAGGAAATCACATTCCCAGTATTGGTACGTCCATCATATGTAATTGGTGGAAGGGCAATGGAAATTGTTTATGATAATCATGAACTGGAAGAATATATGAAAGAGGCTGTGAAAGTTTCACCAGAACATCCTATTTTGGTAGATAAGTTCCTGGAAGATGCTATTGAATTGGATGTAGATATATTATGTGACGGTGAAGATGTATTCATTGCAGGAATCATGGAACACATTGAAGAAGCTGGTGTTCACTCAGGAGATTCCGCATGTGTAATTCCGCCTCAAACTATTCCTGAACATATATTAGATACTATTCGTGAAAATTCAACCAAATTGGCTTTAGAACTTGACGTTAAAGGTTTAATGAATATTCAATATGCTGTAAAACTTGATGAGGAAATGGTTTACATTATTGAAGCTAACCCTCGTGCAAGTAGAACAGTTCCATTTGTAAGTAAAGCTATTGGAGTCCCTCTTGCTAAAGTAGCTACTTGGATTATGAATGGTGCCAAATTGAAAGACTTTGATTTAACCAAAGAAATTAAGATAGATCATGTGGCTGTAAAAGAGTCAGTATTCCCATTCCTAAAACTTCCTGAATCCGATACTGTATTAGGTCCTGAAATGAAATCCACTGGGGAAAGTATAGGTATCGATGAAAGCTATGGAATGGCATTTTACAAATCTCAACTTTCAGCAGGAATGGTTTTACCTAAAGAAGGTAAAATATTTATAAGTGTTAAAGAAGCAGATAAAAAGAAAATAAGACCTATCGCTGAAAAAGCTACTAATTTAGGATTTGACATTGTTGCCACTGCAGGTACTGGTGACGCAACAGGTCTTAAATCAGTTCAAAAGGTTAAAAAAGTTTCACAAGGATCTCCAAATATTAGAGATGCAATCTTAAACAAAGAGATTGATTTAATTATTAACACTTCTGAAGGTAAACAGTCTGCAAGGGATGGTTATATCATTAGGCGTCTGGCTATTGAATTGGGTATTCCTTATGTTACCACTTTAGCAGGTGCAAGAGCAGCTTTAAATGCTATTCAAGCTGTTCAAAATAATGAAATCAATGTAAAATCTTTAAACAAATATACTGATGGAGATTAATCTCTCTATCTCTTTTTTTAATTATTATATAAATATTCTTTAATGTCTATACCGCAAGATGGACACTCTGTCGCATCAATATCCAATCTGCTTTTACATTTGGGACAGTAGTTTAATTTAACTTTATACTCTCTGGTAGGGTCAATGATGATATTGACTTCAATTCTTTCAGTAACGTTAGTTTTTAAAACATTCAAGTCCCAGTCATTGTCCATCAGAATCTTTTTATAATAAAACGCTTCGGTCATTGTATCGTATTGGCCGATAATCTCTTCGCCTCTTTGAATGTAAAATTTGCGCATTTTATGATTAAAAAGAATTTCA of the uncultured Methanobrevibacter sp. genome contains:
- a CDS encoding zinc ribbon domain-containing protein; translated protein: MHLLLKGDDFINSQEIRYFYRNIVKTGNVYRVKHNNKDYGEFKKLSDALYERDALFFCNFDYDLLVECDLENKYEHMELPPFPEKRPKGRIKGMHVNKKEREGEILFNHKMRKFYIQRGEEIIGQYDTMTEAFYYKKILMDNDWDLNVLKTNVTERIEVNIIIDPTREYKVKLNYCPKCKSRLDIDATECPSCGIDIKEYLYNN